One genomic window of Streptomonospora nanhaiensis includes the following:
- a CDS encoding GH12 family glycosyl hydrolase domain-containing protein, with protein sequence MQLLPIPSRARRADRPLRAGRRMWAAALPAVLAAAALLTGGVPAAAADTRTYLAALAETLCDKYASTRVDGGRYIVQNNVWGADTRQCIEVNGTSFRVTTADHNNSTSGAPAGYPSIYVGCHYRNCTTGSGLPVQVSRMNTATSSWQTSSPSTGVYNVAYDLWYDADPNAPAQNDAELMIWLKYRGNVQPIGQRVATGVSVAGATWDIWQGNIGWNVISFIRTTPTDSVSGLDLTAFTDVAVARGAVRPKWYLTSIQAGFEPWQGGAGLATHSFSATVT encoded by the coding sequence ATGCAGCTCCTCCCCATCCCCTCACGGGCACGTCGCGCCGACCGGCCCCTCCGCGCCGGCCGCCGCATGTGGGCGGCGGCGCTCCCGGCCGTCCTGGCGGCCGCCGCGCTCCTCACCGGCGGGGTCCCCGCCGCCGCGGCCGACACCCGCACCTACTTGGCGGCCCTGGCGGAGACACTGTGCGACAAGTACGCCTCCACCCGCGTCGACGGCGGGCGCTACATCGTGCAGAACAACGTCTGGGGTGCCGACACCCGCCAGTGCATCGAGGTCAACGGCACGTCCTTCCGGGTGACCACCGCCGACCACAACAACTCCACCAGCGGCGCCCCCGCCGGCTACCCCTCCATCTACGTGGGCTGCCACTACCGCAACTGCACCACGGGCAGCGGACTGCCGGTGCAGGTCAGCCGGATGAACACCGCCACCAGCAGTTGGCAGACCAGTTCACCCTCCACCGGCGTCTACAACGTCGCCTACGACCTCTGGTACGACGCCGACCCCAACGCCCCCGCGCAGAACGACGCCGAGCTGATGATCTGGCTGAAGTACCGGGGCAACGTCCAGCCCATCGGCCAGCGGGTGGCCACCGGGGTTTCGGTCGCCGGCGCGACTTGGGACATCTGGCAGGGCAACATCGGCTGGAACGTCATCAGCTTCATCCGCACCACGCCCACCGACTCCGTCTCGGGCCTGGACCTCACCGCCTTCACCGACGTGGCCGTGGCCCGCGGCGCGGTCCGCCCGAAGTGGTACCTCACCAGCATCCAGGCCGGTTTCGAGCCCTGGCAGGGCGGCGCCGGGCTGGCCACGCACTCCTTCTCGGCCACCGTCACCTGA
- a CDS encoding Nramp family divalent metal transporter, which translates to MQEPITGQRNTSWKMIGPGIVVAATGVGSGDLVATLVAGENYGYALLWAVIVGCIVKISLAEATGRWHLATGKTIFDGWRSLGLWTFVFFAPYIVIWGFVYGATAMSATALPLAAMFPAVPLPVFAVIAGISGLVFVWFNQYPVFEKVMTVLVGVMFVTVVGLAVYLVPNLGDMATGIVPTVPDGSLFNTLGLIGGVGGTITMAAYGFWVNAKGWRDSTWIKMMRMDNRVAYITTGVFVLAMLIVGAELLRPMGVALADGDQGLITLAEVLRDEFGPVVSILFLIGFFAAAYTSLIGVWHGVSLMFADFVRKLRGQPSIPVEERETSKEFRAYLIWLTFPPMLLLILDEPIQLIIAYGVLGSAFMPFLAFTLMWLLNTRHTPKEWRNGIVSNVGLAIAGGLFLVLCVNDIYTRITGAGG; encoded by the coding sequence GTGCAAGAACCGATAACCGGGCAGCGCAACACCAGTTGGAAGATGATCGGCCCCGGGATCGTGGTCGCCGCCACCGGGGTGGGGTCCGGCGACCTCGTCGCCACCTTGGTGGCGGGCGAGAACTACGGCTACGCCCTCCTGTGGGCGGTCATCGTGGGCTGCATCGTCAAGATCTCCCTGGCCGAGGCCACCGGCCGCTGGCACCTGGCCACCGGCAAGACCATCTTCGACGGCTGGCGCAGCCTGGGGCTGTGGACGTTCGTCTTCTTCGCGCCCTACATCGTGATCTGGGGCTTCGTCTACGGCGCCACCGCGATGTCGGCCACCGCGCTGCCCCTGGCCGCGATGTTCCCGGCGGTGCCGCTGCCGGTCTTCGCGGTCATCGCGGGGATATCTGGCCTGGTGTTCGTCTGGTTCAACCAGTACCCGGTCTTCGAGAAGGTCATGACCGTCCTGGTCGGCGTCATGTTCGTGACCGTCGTCGGCCTGGCCGTGTACCTGGTCCCCAACCTCGGCGACATGGCCACCGGGATCGTGCCCACGGTCCCCGACGGCTCCCTGTTCAACACCCTGGGCCTCATCGGCGGCGTCGGCGGCACCATCACCATGGCGGCCTACGGCTTCTGGGTGAACGCCAAGGGCTGGCGCGACTCCACGTGGATCAAGATGATGCGCATGGACAACCGGGTGGCCTACATCACCACCGGCGTGTTCGTCCTGGCGATGCTGATCGTGGGCGCCGAGCTGCTGCGCCCGATGGGGGTGGCGCTGGCCGACGGCGACCAGGGCCTCATCACGCTGGCCGAGGTCCTGCGCGACGAGTTCGGGCCGGTCGTCTCGATCCTCTTCCTCATCGGCTTCTTCGCCGCCGCCTATACCTCGCTGATCGGCGTGTGGCACGGCGTCAGCCTGATGTTCGCCGACTTCGTGCGCAAACTGCGCGGGCAGCCCTCGATCCCGGTGGAGGAGCGCGAGACCAGCAAGGAGTTCCGCGCCTACCTGATCTGGCTGACCTTCCCGCCGATGCTGCTGCTCATCCTGGACGAGCCGATCCAGCTCATCATCGCCTACGGCGTGCTGGGCTCGGCGTTCATGCCGTTCCTCGCGTTCACCCTCATGTGGCTGCTCAACACCCGCCACACGCCCAAGGAATGGCGCAACGGAATCGTGAGCAACGTCGGCCTCGCCATCGCCGGCGGCCTGTTCCTGGTGCTGTGCGTCAACGACATCTACACCCGTATCACCGGCGCCGGAGGCTGA